From Anomalospiza imberbis isolate Cuckoo-Finch-1a 21T00152 chromosome 22, ASM3175350v1, whole genome shotgun sequence, a single genomic window includes:
- the STAT6 gene encoding signal transducer and activator of transcription 6 translates to MSLWNLVSHMPPEEFSSLSTEFPRSLRCLLAEWLENQPWEFINGSDAFCSSVASRMLSDMLEKLRSAAGSDGQQCQILQQVSNIENTFRRDPLRLVAVVRAVLEGEKAAVLKRDHHLPLSFHRRQEELKFSLGLQRLQHRVREIQALLEEGPGADGAVQSPMAPRELPTLILEAVKELEAAKQQVLKRIQIWKRQQQLAGNGAIFEENLAPLQKRCENLVEVYFQLQQQVMAASTELGPELLPRLLERFNEVLSSLVKSSFLVEKQPPQVLKTQTKFQASVRFLLGPQLLKAAPKPYMVRADMVTEKQARELELSNYSNTLSESTGEILHNMVALETNPTSGNCCANFKNVLLKKIKRCERKGSESVTEEKCAVLFSTNITLTPSNVSVHLQVLSLPIVVIVHGNQDNNAKATVLWDNAFSDIDRVPFVVAERVPWDKMCDTLNLKFMAEVQTTKGLLKEHYFFLAQKIFNDHSASPEDFQSRHVSWAQFNKEILPGRGFTFWQWFDGVLDLTKRCLKSYWSDRLIMGFISKQYVCKLLSMQPDGTFLLRFSDSEIGGVTIAYVTRGKDGSSQVENIQPFSAKDLSIRSLGDRIRDLGQLRNLYPNLPKDQAFGSHYNKEQTGKDGRGYVSTAIKMTVESERDQQPPSTVGAPSEAPQAPMFNLPVLQHELHPENLQPLLAPICPPTPFCPQPVPTGYPTAENNIMMVPDRLTSPFHSPSPMLSPPSLSHCQDPTFRPPGPFIPNQYMPGEVSQLLPAGASAEPRDEEMPELPPFPPVEDASLQSPPRWMSPSMEQPSASELEQLLEVPLLPPFAPLPQHSGYPNSSLSSWGLGDARWDDSIRPGHA, encoded by the exons ATGTCCCTCTGGAACCTCGTGTCCCACATGCCACCAGAGGAGTTCAGCAGCCTCTCCACGGAGTTTCCCCGGAGCCTGCGCTGTCTCCTGGCCGAGTGGCTGGAGAACCAGCCCTG GGAGTTCATCAATGGCTCAGACGCCTTCTGcagcagcgtggccagcaggatgCTCTCGGACATGCTGGAGAAACTCCGCAGCGCTGCCGGCAGCGATGGGCAGCAGTGCCAGATCCTGCAGCAAGTCAGCAACATCGAG AACACCTTCCGCCGGGACCCGCTGCGGCTGGTGGCCGTCGTGAGAGCCGTCCTGGAGGGCGAGAAGGCGGCCGTGCTCAAACGG gaCCACCACCTGCCCCTCAGCTTCCACCGGcggcaggaggagctgaagttcagcctggggctgcagcgGCTGCAGCACCGAGTCCGTGAGATCCAGGCGCTCCTGGAGGAGGGGCCAGGGGCAGAcggggctgtgcagagccccATGGCCCCCAGGGAACTGCCCACCCTCATCCTGGAGGCTGTGAAGGAGCTGGAGGCGGCAAAACAGCAGGTCCTGAAGAGGATCCAGATTTGgaagagacagcagcagctggcagggaatGGGGCCATCTTTGAGGAGAATCTGGCACCGCTGCAAAAGAG GTGCGAGAACCTGGTCGAGGTTtacttccagctgcagcagcaggtgatGGCAGcaagcacagagctggggcctgAGCTGCTGCCCCGGCTCCTGGAGCGCTTCAACGAGGTCTTGTCCAGCCTGGTCAAGAG CTCCTTCCTGGTGGAGAAGCAGCCCCCACAGGTGCTGAAGACCCAGACCAAATTCCAGGCAAGCGTCAGGTTCCTGCTGGGCCCGCAGCTGCTGAAGGCAGCGCCCAAGCCCTACATGGTGAGGGCTGACATGGTGACAGAGAAGCAGGCACGGGAGCTGGAGCTCAGCAACTACAGCAACACCCTCAG CGAGAGCACGGGGGAGATCTTGCACAACATGGTGGCCCTGGAGACCAACCCCACCAGCGGGAACTGCTGCGCCAACTTCAAAAACGTG ctgctgaaGAAGATCAAGCGCTGCGAGCGGAAGGGCTCCGAGTCGGTGACGGAGGAGAAATGCGCCGTCCTGTTCAGCACCAACATCACCTTGACCCCCAGCAACGTCTCCGTCCACCTCCAG GTCCTGTCTCTGCCCATTGTGGTCATCGTCCACGGGAACCAGGACAACAACGCCAAAGCCACCGTGCTGTGGGATAACGCCTTCTCCGACATT gACCGGGTGCCCTTCGTGGTGGCCGAGCGCGTGCCCTGGGACAAGATGTGTGACACCCTGAACCTGAAGTTCATGGCAGAGGTGCAGACCACCAAGGGGCTCCTCAAGGAGCACTACTTCTTCCTGGCCCAGAAGATCTTCAATGACCACAGCGCCAGCCCCGAAGACTTCCAGAGCCGCCACGTCTCCTGGGCCCAGTTCAACAAG GAGATCCTCCCTGGCCGGGGATTCACCTTCTGGCAGTGGTTTGATGGAGTCCTGGACCTCACCAAGAGATGCCTCAAAAGTTACTGGTCGGACAG GCTCATCATGGGCTTCATCAGCAAGCAGTACGTGTGCAAGCTGCTGAGCATGCAGCCGGACGGGACCTTCCTGCTCCGCTTCAGCGACTCCGAGATCGGGGGCGTCACCATCGCTTACGTCACGCGGGGCAAGGACG GCTCCAGCCAGGTGGAAAACATCCAGCCCTTCTCTGCCAAGGACCTGTCCATCCGCTCCCTCGGCGACCGCATCCGGGACCTGGGGCAGCTCCGTAACCTGTACCCCAACCTCCCCAAGGACCAGGCCTTTGGGAGTCACTACAACA AAGAGCAGACAGGCAAGGACGGCCGGGGCTACGTCTCCACTGCCATCAAGATGACTGTGGAAAGTGAAAG GGACCAGCAGCCTCCAAGCACCGTGGGGGCCCCCTCCGAGGCCCCCCAGGCGCCAATGTTCAACCTGCCCGTGCTGCAGCACGAGCTGCACCCTGAGAAtctgcagccactgctggcCCCCATCTG CCCCCCCACTCCATTCTGCCCCCAGCCCGTGCCCACGGGCTACCCCACGGCTGAGAACAACATCATGATGGTCCCCGACAGGCTCACCTCCCCCTTCCACAG CCCATCACCGATGCTCTCGCCTCCCTCGCTGTCCCACTGCCAGGACCCTACCTTCAGGCCCCCCGG ACCCTTCATACCCAACCAGTACATGCCTGGGGAGGTCTCGCAGCTGCTGCCCGCGGGTGCCTCTGCGGAGCCGCGGGACGAAGAGATGCCCGAGCTGCCCCCGTTCCCGCCCGTGGAGGATGCGTCGCTGCAGAGCCCTCCGCGGTG GATGTCGCCCAGCATGGAGCAGCCATCAGCCTCGGAgttggagcagctcctggaggtgCCCCTGTTGCCCCCCTTCGCGCCCCTCCCGCAGCACAGCGGGTACCCCAATTCCAGCCTGTCCTCCTGGGGGCTGGGGGACGCGCGGTGGGATGACAGCATCCGGCCAGGACACGCGTGA